The following proteins come from a genomic window of Streptococcus pneumoniae:
- a CDS encoding LacI family DNA-binding transcriptional regulator: MKNINGKKVTIYDIARLSGFSPKTVSRVINGGVNVKEETYQAIQKVIEELSYIPNAYAKNLTKKEAINILISVKKIDSFPLIWFHTLLDKVLRTCKEFGVNAIVEYFGEEDTISNSIISSTGSLVDGVIVFYESVDDIRIQYLKKNHMPFLVFGESQTSGVVYVSNNNFQATYDMMKAVTEEKFKNMWLLMGGESHVNKDRERGVRSFLNDKNYFMDLKVIYGLSTIDSVYSYAMQHLTTQNYPDIIFVSGDEKVQGLIRACYEKGILIPDDISIIGFDNIPISQYYTPALSTIAPNYVKLAKEMIEGVLAIIKGESVTSVEVSPKFVRRQSF; the protein is encoded by the coding sequence ATGAAAAATATAAATGGGAAAAAGGTAACTATTTATGATATTGCACGTTTATCAGGTTTTTCTCCAAAAACAGTTTCACGAGTTATTAATGGCGGAGTAAATGTTAAAGAAGAAACTTATCAAGCGATTCAAAAAGTTATAGAGGAATTGTCGTATATTCCAAATGCGTATGCAAAAAATTTAACTAAAAAAGAAGCTATAAATATATTGATTTCTGTAAAAAAAATCGACTCTTTTCCTTTAATTTGGTTTCATACGCTGTTAGATAAAGTGTTACGGACGTGTAAAGAATTTGGTGTTAATGCTATAGTTGAGTACTTTGGAGAGGAGGATACAATTAGTAATTCAATTATATCAAGCACAGGTAGCCTAGTAGATGGTGTTATTGTTTTTTATGAAAGTGTAGATGATATCAGAATTCAGTATTTAAAGAAGAACCATATGCCTTTTCTTGTTTTCGGTGAATCTCAAACGTCTGGAGTAGTCTATGTATCTAATAATAATTTTCAAGCTACTTATGATATGATGAAAGCTGTAACTGAAGAAAAATTTAAAAATATGTGGTTGCTTATGGGAGGAGAATCCCATGTTAATAAGGATCGTGAAAGAGGTGTGCGTTCTTTTCTGAATGATAAAAATTACTTTATGGATTTAAAAGTCATTTATGGCTTATCTACAATTGATTCAGTTTATTCTTATGCAATGCAGCACTTGACTACCCAAAATTATCCGGACATTATTTTTGTTTCAGGAGATGAAAAGGTTCAGGGCTTGATTCGTGCGTGCTATGAGAAAGGAATTCTTATTCCAGATGATATTTCTATCATTGGATTTGATAATATTCCTATTTCTCAGTATTATACTCCAGCTTTGTCTACAATTGCTCCCAATTATGTTAAATTGGCTAAAGAAATGATAGAAGGTGTTTTAGCAATTATTAAAGGGGAAAGTGTCACATCTGTTGAAGTTTCTCCTAAATTTGTTAGGAGACAGAGTTTCTAG
- a CDS encoding MgtC/SapB family protein, with protein MTATSLGLSNIEIVVRIVLSVVIGSIIGLERGSKSQPAGIRTYSIVCLAACLIMMTNEYVSYKFGTGDPTRLGAQVISGVGFLGAGTILITDKKKITGLTTAAGIWASAGIGLAIGVGFYEGALLVAISVWGVISMFQPLKKYLQNRSKMIELYIVVKSTEAYNRVLVYCAENGIRMTDSRTAFGDVNSDRIEYFDVPDKKIASFITLELSGRFEHLRLMEEIANIVGVIYVEEIS; from the coding sequence ATGACAGCCACTAGTCTTGGGTTATCAAATATTGAAATAGTTGTCAGGATTGTTTTATCAGTAGTCATTGGTAGTATAATTGGTTTAGAGAGAGGGAGCAAATCCCAGCCTGCAGGCATCCGAACTTATAGTATTGTTTGTCTAGCTGCATGTTTGATTATGATGACGAATGAATACGTATCTTATAAATTTGGGACAGGAGATCCTACACGATTAGGAGCTCAAGTTATATCAGGTGTGGGTTTTCTAGGCGCTGGAACGATTCTTATTACAGATAAAAAGAAAATTACAGGTCTGACAACTGCAGCAGGCATTTGGGCTTCGGCAGGAATTGGATTAGCTATTGGAGTAGGTTTTTATGAGGGAGCTCTTTTAGTAGCTATTTCTGTTTGGGGTGTGATATCCATGTTCCAACCACTAAAAAAATATCTGCAAAATCGTTCTAAAATGATTGAATTGTATATAGTGGTTAAATCTACAGAAGCCTATAATCGTGTATTGGTTTATTGTGCAGAAAATGGTATCAGAATGACCGATTCAAGAACAGCGTTTGGAGATGTTAATTCTGACAGAATTGAATACTTTGATGTTCCGGACAAAAAAATAGCGTCATTTATTACTCTGGAATTATCAGGTAGATTTGAACATCTTCGACTGATGGAAGAAATTGCTAATATTGTAGGTGTTATTTATGTCGAAGAAATTAGCTGA
- a CDS encoding aminodeoxychorismate/anthranilate synthase component II, with translation MILLIDNYDSFTYNLAQYIGNFAEVQVLRNDDSKLYEEAEKADGLVFSPGPGWPVDAGKMEDMICDFAGKKPILGICLGHQAIAEVFGGKLGLAPKVMHGKQSNINFEAPSVLYQGIEDGRAVMRYHSILIEEMPEDFEVTARSTDDQAIMGIQHKNLPIYGFQYHPESIGTPDGLSSIRNFIEEVVK, from the coding sequence ATGATTTTATTGATTGACAACTATGATTCTTTTACCTATAACTTGGCCCAATACATTGGGAATTTTGCAGAAGTTCAGGTTCTGAGAAATGATGATTCCAAGCTGTATGAAGAAGCTGAAAAAGCAGATGGTCTGGTCTTTTCTCCTGGTCCTGGTTGGCCAGTTGATGCTGGAAAGATGGAAGACATGATTTGTGATTTTGCAGGCAAGAAGCCGATTCTAGGGATTTGTTTGGGTCACCAAGCCATTGCAGAAGTCTTTGGTGGTAAGCTAGGTTTGGCTCCAAAAGTCATGCATGGGAAACAGAGCAATATCAACTTTGAAGCGCCATCTGTTTTGTATCAAGGTATTGAGGATGGCCGTGCGGTCATGCGTTATCACAGTATTTTGATTGAGGAAATGCCAGAAGACTTTGAAGTGACAGCTCGTTCGACTGATGACCAAGCCATCATGGGGATTCAACATAAAAACCTACCAATTTATGGCTTCCAGTACCATCCAGAGAGCATTGGAACGCCAGACGGCTTGTCTTCTATTCGGAATTTTATCGAGGAGGTTGTAAAGTGA
- a CDS encoding extracellular solute-binding protein yields MKKMKVWSTVLATGVALTTLAACSGGSNSTTASSSEEKADKSQELVIYSNSVSNGRGDWLTAKAKEAGFNIKMVDIAGAQLADRVIAEKNNAVADMVFGIGAVDSNKIRDQKLLVQYKPKWLDKIDQSLSDKDNYYNPVIVQPLVLIGAPDAKEMPKDWTELASKYKGQYSIYGLTGGTGRAIYASILVRYLDEKGDLGVSEKGWEVAKEYFANAYTLQKGESTVVKVLDKENAIQYGMMWGSGALVGQKEQNVEFKVMTPEIGVPFVTEQTMVLSTSKKQALAKEFIDWFGQSEIQVEYSKKFGSIPANKDALKELPEDTKKFVDQVKPQNIDWEAVGKHLDEWVEKAELEYVK; encoded by the coding sequence ATGAAAAAAATGAAAGTTTGGTCTACTGTACTTGCAACGGGAGTTGCTCTTACTACACTTGCTGCTTGCTCTGGAGGTTCAAATTCTACGACTGCTTCTTCATCTGAAGAAAAAGCTGATAAAAGTCAAGAATTAGTAATCTATTCGAACTCAGTCTCAAATGGTCGTGGTGATTGGTTAACTGCTAAAGCAAAAGAAGCTGGTTTTAATATAAAAATGGTTGATATTGCTGGCGCTCAATTAGCAGACCGTGTTATTGCTGAGAAGAATAATGCAGTTGCAGATATGGTATTTGGAATTGGTGCTGTTGACTCAAATAAAATTAGAGATCAAAAATTACTAGTACAGTACAAGCCTAAATGGTTAGATAAAATTGATCAATCTTTATCAGATAAAGATAATTATTATAACCCAGTTATTGTTCAACCCTTGGTATTGATTGGAGCTCCTGATGCAAAAGAAATGCCAAAAGACTGGACAGAGTTAGCTAGTAAATATAAGGGACAATATTCCATTTATGGCTTAACTGGTGGGACTGGACGCGCCATTTACGCAAGTATTCTAGTTCGTTATCTTGATGAAAAAGGTGATTTAGGAGTATCGGAAAAGGGCTGGGAAGTTGCAAAAGAATACTTTGCAAATGCCTATACACTACAAAAAGGTGAAAGCACAGTTGTTAAAGTATTAGACAAAGAAAACGCTATCCAATACGGTATGATGTGGGGTTCTGGAGCGTTAGTCGGACAAAAAGAACAAAATGTTGAATTCAAAGTTATGACTCCTGAGATTGGTGTACCATTTGTAACTGAACAAACTATGGTTTTAAGCACTAGTAAAAAACAAGCGTTAGCTAAAGAATTTATTGATTGGTTTGGTCAATCAGAAATTCAAGTAGAATATAGCAAAAAATTTGGATCTATTCCTGCAAATAAAGATGCCCTAAAAGAGTTACCTGAAGATACGAAAAAATTTGTTGATCAAGTGAAACCACAAAATATTGACTGGGAAGCTGTTGGAAAGCATTTGGATGAATGGGTAGAAAAAGCTGAATTAGAATACGTAAAATAA
- the trpE gene encoding anthranilate synthase component I, with protein MERIIHGDVLSPILAYMRLKGQHKVILESIPRDKETARFSILAYNPIFEIKFENGVLYQNGQVIDRDPLDFLYEVIHKSQHHSELPFGGGAVGFVGYDMISLYEEIGQIPEDTIGTPDMHFFVYESYMVFDHKKEKIHVIEDALYSERSQEALEKSLNQVLEELRIPAPNEFEDLDLSPLDFKPHIAPQKFEEMVETARDLIRNGDMFQCVLSQRFSAEVTGNPFDFYRNLRVTNPSNYLYFYDFGDYQIIGASPESLVSVKNGIVTTNPIAGTRPRGATDEEDKTLATDLLSDEKETAEHRMLVDLGRNDIGRISETASVQVTKYMEVELFRYVMHLTSVVKGRLLAELTAMDALKATLPAGTVSGAPKIRAMRRIYELETEKRGVYAGAIGYLSATGDMDLAIAIRTMILKNQRAYVQAGAGIVYDSIAQNEYQETINKAKSMTRIGELRP; from the coding sequence ATGGAACGAATCATTCATGGAGATGTCTTATCACCAATCTTGGCTTATATGCGCTTAAAGGGGCAACACAAGGTTATCTTAGAGAGTATTCCGAGAGACAAGGAAACAGCTCGTTTTTCTATCCTAGCCTATAATCCAATTTTTGAGATTAAGTTTGAAAATGGAGTTCTCTATCAAAATGGTCAAGTGATTGATCGGGATCCCTTGGATTTCCTTTATGAAGTGATTCATAAGAGTCAGCACCACTCAGAGCTACCTTTTGGTGGTGGAGCCGTTGGTTTTGTGGGTTACGATATGATTTCACTTTATGAAGAAATTGGTCAAATCCCTGAGGATACAATTGGGACGCCAGACATGCATTTCTTTGTCTATGAGAGCTATATGGTCTTTGACCACAAGAAGGAGAAGATACATGTCATAGAGGATGCACTTTATAGTGAGCGCAGTCAAGAGGCCTTGGAAAAATCCTTGAACCAAGTGCTTGAGGAATTACGCATTCCTGCTCCAAATGAATTTGAAGACTTGGATCTATCTCCGTTAGACTTCAAACCTCATATCGCTCCTCAGAAGTTTGAGGAAATGGTGGAAACAGCTCGTGACTTGATTCGTAATGGTGATATGTTCCAATGCGTACTCAGCCAGCGCTTTTCAGCAGAGGTTACTGGAAATCCATTTGACTTCTACAGAAATCTCCGCGTGACCAATCCATCTAATTACCTTTATTTCTATGACTTTGGGGATTATCAAATCATCGGTGCCAGTCCAGAAAGTTTGGTTTCTGTCAAAAATGGCATCGTGACAACCAATCCGATTGCAGGGACGCGACCAAGAGGGGCTACGGATGAAGAAGACAAGACCTTGGCGACTGACCTCCTCTCTGATGAGAAGGAAACAGCAGAACATCGAATGTTGGTAGACTTGGGGCGTAACGATATTGGCCGCATCTCTGAAACGGCCAGTGTCCAAGTTACTAAGTATATGGAGGTGGAGCTCTTCCGCTACGTCATGCATTTGACCAGTGTGGTCAAGGGACGTTTGCTTGCAGAACTCACTGCTATGGATGCCTTGAAAGCAACGCTTCCTGCTGGAACCGTTTCTGGAGCACCAAAAATTCGAGCTATGAGACGCATCTATGAACTGGAAACGGAAAAACGGGGCGTATATGCAGGAGCAATCGGCTACTTGTCTGCGACGGGTGATATGGATTTGGCCATCGCCATCCGAACCATGATTCTCAAAAATCAAAGAGCCTATGTGCAGGCTGGGGCAGGGATTGTCTACGACTCTATCGCCCAAAACGAATACCAAGAAACCATTAACAAAGCAAAATCTATGACTAGAATTGGAGAACTAAGACCATGA
- the trpD gene encoding anthranilate phosphoribosyltransferase, which translates to MKEIIEKLAKFENLSGVEMTDVIERIVTGRVTEAQIASLLLALKMKGETPEERTAIAQVMRGHAQHIPTEIHDAMDNCGTGGDKSFSFNISTTAAFVLAGGGIHMAKHGNRSISSKSGSADVLEALGINLDLKPAELGKVFDKTGIVFLFAKNMHPAMKYIMPARLELGIPTIMNLTGPLIHPMALETQLLGISRPELLESTAQVLKNMGRKRAIVVAGPEGLDEAGLNGTTKIALLENGEISLSSFTPEDLGMEGYAMEDIRGGNAQENAEILLSVLKNEASPFLETTVLNAGLGFYANGKIDSIKEGVALARQVIARGKALEKLRLLQEYQK; encoded by the coding sequence ATGAAAGAGATTATTGAAAAACTAGCAAAATTTGAAAATTTATCAGGTGTGGAAATGACGGATGTCATTGAGCGTATCGTAACTGGGCGTGTAACTGAAGCGCAGATTGCTTCTCTCCTCTTAGCTCTTAAGATGAAGGGGGAAACACCTGAAGAACGCACAGCCATTGCCCAAGTCATGAGAGGACATGCCCAGCATATTCCAACTGAGATTCATGATGCCATGGACAACTGTGGTACAGGTGGGGACAAGTCTTTCAGTTTTAATATTTCCACAACTGCAGCCTTTGTCTTGGCTGGTGGCGGTATTCACATGGCCAAGCATGGTAACCGCTCGATTTCTTCTAAATCTGGTTCCGCAGATGTCCTCGAAGCCTTGGGAATCAATCTTGACCTCAAACCAGCTGAACTAGGTAAGGTCTTTGATAAAACTGGAATCGTCTTTCTCTTCGCTAAAAATATGCACCCAGCTATGAAATACATCATGCCAGCTCGTTTGGAATTGGGAATTCCAACGATTATGAACTTGACTGGTCCACTGATTCATCCAATGGCTTTAGAAACACAGCTTCTTGGAATTAGTCGTCCAGAACTCCTAGAAAGTACAGCTCAGGTTTTGAAAAATATGGGTCGCAAACGTGCCATCGTGGTTGCTGGACCAGAAGGGTTGGATGAAGCTGGCTTGAACGGAACAACCAAGATTGCACTTCTTGAAAATGGCGAAATCAGCTTGTCAAGCTTTACTCCAGAGGATTTGGGAATGGAAGGCTATGCTATGGAAGATATTCGTGGTGGGAATGCTCAGGAAAATGCAGAAATTTTGCTTAGCGTTCTGAAAAACGAAGCAAGTCCATTCTTGGAAACGACAGTCTTGAATGCTGGTCTTGGTTTCTATGCTAATGGTAAGATTGATAGCATCAAGGAAGGAGTTGCCTTGGCCCGTCAAGTGATTGCTAGAGGCAAGGCCCTTGAAAAACTCAGACTGTTACAGGAGTACCAAAAATGA
- a CDS encoding phosphoribosylanthranilate isomerase — protein sequence MTKVKICGLSTKEAVETAVSAGADYIGFVFAPSKRQVTLEEAAELAKLIPVDVKKVGVFVSPSRVELLEAIDKVGLDLVQVHGQVADDLFENLPCASIQAVQVDGNGHVPNSQADYLLFDAPVAGSGQPFDWGQLDTTGLAQPFFIAGGLNEDNVVKAIQHFTPYAVDVSSGVETDGQKDHEKIRRFIERVKHGISGTK from the coding sequence TTGACAAAGGTTAAAATTTGTGGACTATCGACCAAAGAAGCGGTGGAAACAGCCGTTTCAGCAGGAGCCGACTATATCGGTTTTGTCTTTGCACCTAGTAAAAGACAGGTGACTTTAGAAGAGGCAGCTGAGTTGGCAAAGCTTATTCCTGTAGATGTGAAAAAGGTTGGAGTATTTGTTTCACCAAGTCGGGTAGAACTGCTGGAAGCGATTGACAAAGTTGGCTTGGACTTGGTTCAAGTTCACGGTCAGGTGGCAGATGATTTATTTGAAAATTTGCCTTGTGCCAGTATTCAGGCTGTGCAGGTAGATGGAAATGGGCATGTCCCTAATTCTCAGGCAGATTATCTACTCTTTGATGCCCCTGTGGCAGGAAGTGGCCAGCCCTTTGATTGGGGTCAACTGGATACGACTGGACTAGCACAGCCCTTCTTTATCGCAGGTGGCCTTAATGAAGATAATGTAGTAAAAGCAATTCAACATTTTACTCCCTATGCAGTAGATGTATCGAGCGGAGTGGAGACAGATGGACAAAAAGATCATGAAAAGATTAGAAGATTTATAGAGAGGGTAAAGCATGGCATATCAGGAACCAAATAA
- the trpC gene encoding indole-3-glycerol phosphate synthase TrpC: protein MSQEFLARILEQKAREVEQMKLEQIQPLRQTYRLAEFLKNHQDRLQVIAEVKKASPSLGDINLDVDIVQQAQTYEENGAVMISVLTDEVFFKGHLDYLREISSQVEIPTLNKDFIIDEKQIIRARNAGATVILLIVAALSEERLKKLYDYATELGLEVLVETHNLAELELAHRLGAEIIGVNNRNLTTFEVDLQTSVDLAPYFEEGRYYISESAIFTGQDAERLAPYFNGILVGTALMQAENVAQRIKELQIDKG from the coding sequence ATGAGTCAGGAATTTTTAGCACGAATCTTAGAGCAGAAGGCGCGTGAGGTGGAGCAGATGAAGCTGGAGCAAATCCAGCCTCTGCGCCAGACCTATCGCTTGGCAGAATTTTTGAAGAATCATCAGGACCGCTTGCAGGTAATCGCTGAGGTCAAGAAAGCTAGCCCTAGTTTGGGAGATATCAATCTCGATGTGGATATTGTGCAACAGGCCCAGACTTATGAAGAAAACGGAGCAGTGATGATTTCGGTGTTGACAGATGAGGTTTTCTTTAAAGGGCATTTGGATTATCTACGGGAAATTTCCAGTCAGGTAGAGATTCCGACGCTCAACAAAGACTTTATCATAGATGAAAAGCAAATCATCCGCGCTCGCAATGCAGGTGCGACAGTTATCTTGCTTATTGTGGCAGCCTTGTCCGAAGAACGCCTCAAGAAACTGTATGACTACGCGACAGAGCTTGGTCTGGAAGTCTTAGTGGAGACTCACAATCTAGCTGAACTAGAGCTAGCCCACAGACTTGGTGCTGAGATTATCGGGGTCAACAACCGCAACTTGACTACCTTTGAGGTCGACTTGCAGACCAGTGTAGATTTAGCCCCTTACTTTGAGGAAGGTCGCTATTACATTTCTGAATCTGCCATTTTCACAGGGCAGGATGCGGAACGACTAGCCCCATACTTTAACGGAATTTTGGTAGGGACAGCTCTTATGCAGGCAGAAAATGTGGCCCAGAGAATCAAGGAGTTGCAGATTGACAAAGGTTAA
- a CDS encoding ABC transporter ATP-binding protein — translation MIKFDNIQIKYGDFVAIDNLNLDIHEGEFFTFLGPSGCGKSTTLRALVGFLDPSSGSIEVNGTDVTHLEPEKRGIGIVFQSYALFPTMTVFDNIAFGLKVKKVAPDVIKAKVSAVAAKIKISDQQLQRNVSELSGGQQQRVALARALVLEPKILCLDEPLSNLDAKLRVDLRKELKRLQKELGITTLYVTHDQEEALTLSDRIAVFNNGYIEQVGTPVEIYHNSQTEFVCDFIGDINVLTDETVHEVLLKNTSVFLEDKKGYIRLEKVRFNRETEQDFILKGTIIDVEFSGVTIHYTIKVSESQILNVTSIDSQAAIRSVGESVELFITPSDVLQF, via the coding sequence ATGATTAAATTTGATAATATTCAAATTAAATATGGTGATTTTGTTGCAATTGATAATCTGAATTTAGATATACATGAAGGGGAATTCTTTACATTTCTTGGGCCTTCAGGATGTGGTAAATCAACTACTTTGAGAGCATTGGTAGGTTTTTTAGATCCATCATCAGGAAGTATTGAAGTTAATGGAACAGATGTCACTCATTTGGAACCTGAAAAGCGTGGAATTGGTATTGTATTTCAATCTTATGCGCTATTTCCAACTATGACTGTTTTTGATAATATTGCATTTGGTTTAAAAGTTAAGAAGGTAGCTCCAGATGTTATTAAAGCTAAAGTATCAGCAGTGGCAGCAAAAATTAAGATCTCTGATCAACAGTTACAGCGTAATGTATCAGAATTATCTGGGGGTCAACAACAAAGGGTAGCATTGGCTCGTGCTCTGGTTCTTGAACCTAAAATTCTTTGTCTAGATGAACCATTGTCAAACCTTGACGCAAAATTACGTGTAGATTTGAGAAAAGAGTTGAAAAGACTTCAAAAAGAGTTAGGTATTACTACTTTATATGTTACTCATGATCAAGAGGAAGCCTTGACTTTATCTGATAGAATTGCAGTCTTTAACAATGGATACATCGAACAGGTCGGTACACCAGTGGAGATTTATCATAATTCTCAAACTGAATTTGTATGTGATTTTATTGGAGATATTAATGTTTTGACCGATGAAACAGTCCACGAAGTATTATTGAAAAATACAAGCGTTTTCTTAGAGGATAAAAAAGGATACATTCGATTAGAGAAAGTTCGATTCAATCGTGAAACTGAACAAGATTTCATTCTAAAAGGGACAATTATTGATGTTGAGTTTTCTGGAGTTACAATTCACTATACAATAAAAGTTTCTGAAAGTCAGATTCTTAATGTAACAAGTATTGATAGTCAGGCTGCTATTAGATCTGTCGGAGAAAGTGTGGAATTATTTATCACACCATCAGACGTTCTGCAATTTTAA
- a CDS encoding DUF1868 domain-containing protein: MKNLTKIKFKENGEFNHFPGNTVVANLYTKQDLMEVVDIIQSRYRELPFIDKFTLTPRNSIHMTVIELLCHENRETEFWSSNLPLDTPLQEIHDYFAKQLEIFPLLDEEIHMCITEMGKQNILVEPADEASAKRLEEIRTYVSEKAGVCFPNHDRYQFHISIGYLRIPLTEEEEEEFTKVRAKLTEILLEKIPTITVNRIDYTVFEDMRQFVPYHEKFK, translated from the coding sequence ATGAAAAACTTAACAAAAATTAAGTTCAAAGAAAATGGGGAATTTAATCATTTCCCTGGGAATACAGTTGTAGCAAATCTTTATACTAAACAAGATTTGATGGAAGTTGTTGATATTATTCAATCACGTTATAGAGAATTACCATTTATCGATAAGTTTACTTTAACTCCAAGGAATTCTATTCACATGACTGTAATTGAATTGTTGTGCCATGAAAATCGTGAAACGGAGTTTTGGAGCAGTAATCTTCCTCTAGATACACCTTTACAGGAAATACATGATTACTTTGCTAAACAACTTGAAATTTTTCCATTGTTGGATGAAGAAATTCATATGTGTATAACTGAAATGGGAAAACAAAACATACTAGTTGAACCTGCAGATGAAGCTTCTGCAAAGAGATTAGAAGAAATTCGTACTTATGTCTCAGAAAAAGCAGGTGTTTGTTTCCCTAATCATGATAGATATCAATTCCATATTTCAATTGGGTATCTTCGGATTCCTCTAACCGAAGAGGAGGAAGAAGAGTTTACTAAAGTCAGAGCAAAATTAACTGAAATTTTATTAGAGAAGATTCCAACTATTACTGTAAACCGTATTGACTATACTGTATTTGAAGATATGAGACAATTTGTTCCATATCACGAAAAATTTAAATAA
- a CDS encoding ABC transporter permease, producing MRHKLNLKDWLIRLGLIWFLVTFIIYPNFDLVVNVFVKGGEFSLDAVHRVLKSQRALQSIMNSFKLAFSLIITVNVVGILCVLFTEYFDIKGAKILKLGYMTSLIYGGVVLATGYKFVYGPYGLITKFLQNVIPSLDSNWFIGYGAVLFIMTFSGTANHTLFLTNTIRSVDYHTIEAARNMGAKPFTVFRKVVLPTLIPTLFALTIMVFLSGLSAVAAPMIVGGKEFQTINPMIITFAGMGNSRDLAALLAIILGIATTILLTIMNKIEKGGNYISISKTKAPLKKQKIASKPWNIIAHIVAYGLFTVFMLPLIFIVLYSFTDPVAIQTGNLTLSNFTLENYRLFFSNSAAFSPFLVSFIYSIIAATTATILAVVFARVVRKHKSRFDFLFEYGALLPWLLPSTLLAVSLLFTFNQPQFLVLNQILVGSLVILLIAYIVVKIPFSYRMVRAILFSVDDEMEDAARSMGASPFYTMMKVIIPFILPVVLSVIALNFNSLLTDFDLSVFLYHPLAQPLGITIRSAGDETATSNAQALVFVYTIVLMIISGTVLYFTQRPGRKVRK from the coding sequence ATGCGTCATAAATTAAATTTAAAAGATTGGCTTATTCGTTTAGGGTTAATCTGGTTCTTAGTAACATTTATTATTTATCCAAACTTTGATCTAGTAGTGAATGTATTTGTAAAAGGAGGAGAATTTTCCCTTGATGCTGTACATCGTGTTCTAAAATCTCAGAGGGCACTTCAGAGTATTATGAACAGTTTTAAGTTAGCATTTTCACTTATTATTACAGTTAATGTCGTAGGTATTCTTTGTGTTCTATTTACAGAGTACTTTGATATTAAAGGTGCTAAAATTTTAAAATTAGGTTATATGACCTCTTTAATTTATGGAGGAGTGGTTTTAGCGACTGGATATAAATTTGTCTATGGTCCTTATGGATTGATTACAAAATTTTTACAAAATGTTATCCCTTCTTTAGACTCTAACTGGTTTATTGGGTATGGTGCAGTCTTATTCATTATGACATTTTCAGGAACTGCTAATCATACATTGTTTTTAACAAATACAATTCGAAGCGTTGACTATCACACTATTGAGGCTGCTCGAAATATGGGAGCAAAACCATTTACTGTTTTCCGAAAAGTAGTGTTACCAACCTTAATTCCAACTCTATTTGCACTTACTATTATGGTTTTTCTTAGTGGTTTATCTGCAGTAGCAGCACCCATGATTGTTGGTGGTAAAGAATTTCAAACTATAAATCCAATGATTATTACATTTGCAGGGATGGGGAATTCTCGTGATTTAGCTGCCTTACTTGCAATTATTTTAGGTATTGCAACTACAATTTTGCTTACTATCATGAATAAGATAGAAAAAGGTGGAAATTATATTTCTATCTCTAAGACTAAAGCGCCTCTTAAAAAACAAAAAATTGCGTCTAAGCCTTGGAATATCATTGCTCACATTGTAGCATATGGATTGTTCACAGTTTTCATGCTTCCACTAATTTTTATAGTATTATACTCATTTACAGATCCAGTTGCAATTCAAACAGGTAACTTAACATTATCAAACTTTACTTTAGAAAATTATCGCTTATTCTTTAGTAATAGTGCGGCATTCTCTCCATTCTTGGTCAGCTTTATTTATTCTATTATTGCTGCGACAACAGCAACAATTCTCGCAGTTGTATTTGCTCGTGTTGTCAGAAAACATAAATCTCGTTTTGATTTCTTATTTGAATATGGTGCTCTACTTCCTTGGTTACTACCAAGTACACTTTTAGCAGTAAGTTTATTATTTACTTTTAATCAGCCACAATTTCTTGTCTTGAATCAGATTTTGGTAGGTAGTTTGGTAATTCTACTTATTGCATATATAGTTGTAAAAATCCCATTTTCTTATAGAATGGTACGTGCTATTTTATTTAGTGTTGATGATGAGATGGAAGATGCAGCAAGAAGTATGGGTGCTTCACCTTTTTATACTATGATGAAGGTTATCATTCCATTTATTTTACCGGTTGTTCTCTCTGTTATTGCTTTAAACTTTAACTCTTTATTAACTGACTTCGACTTATCTGTATTCCTTTACCATCCCCTAGCTCAACCATTAGGTATTACGATTCGATCTGCAGGTGATGAAACAGCAACATCTAATGCACAAGCTCTGGTATTTGTTTATACAATTGTTCTGATGATTATTTCTGGAACGGTATTATACTTCACACAAAGACCGGGGCGTAAAGTAAGGAAATAA